The window AGGGTGCAAATCATTCTTTGTCTACGTGTTTTCTAAGTAGTTGCTTTCGATAAATTCGGCATTAGAATCTTAGTTAAGTAGTGATCAGCCAGAAATCAGAATGTTGTATGATCCTATATTTAGTAAGAGCTTCAGTCGATTTGAGCAGCAGAAAATCGGACGCTTCGCGTTTCTGGCATGTGCGGTGATTGCATTGAGCATTTGTACTGTGTTCAAACCACAATATCATGTTCGAATAGTTCGTAAGTGTtgataattacttgatttttattgtcaagggaaaaatttatttttgaaaatgggGTTCGGTATTGTTGCCTGATCTATGTTCTGTTTTGATTGTTATAGCCTCGATCAGCTTGCAGTTTCCGAGGAGTGTTGGTGGAGTTGACACCGCGGTTATCAAGGATCGAAACATATCCGAGCCATTGCAGTACCTATCAGTCGGTACTGATGCAGAAGTTGACAATGAAGCAACCAGGGATACCTTGCAACTGTCTGCTAATGATGGTGTGAATGCCAGAAGGGCAGAAAAGGATGTAATCGCGTCCAATCTAGTGAAGTCATCGACTAATGATGGTGTGAAAGAAAGACAAGTAGCCAAGGATACGAGTTCCTCAGTGTCATTGTTAGAGGCTAATGGTGGCAATGTGAAAGACACATATATAACCAAGGATACTACTGGCACGAAGCCGTTGCAGTCATCAACTGGTGAAGGTGTAAAAGACGTCGTAGCTAGCAATGAAGCGCTTGCTCCTGAGCCAATAGGTATTGTAATCTATATTCTATATTTAGATTAAGGTCAGATTTTACTTCAATTCTGATAAagtctctgtttttttttcagGACTTGAAGCTAAGCTGATTAAGCTGGTATGTAGTTTATCAGAACCTGTATCGGATTACTGTGAACTCGAAGGAGACATTAGAATTCATCCAAATTCTTCCACCATATTTGTGGTCTCCCACCGGACTGATAGTTCGTTTCAAATTGGCACTTCATGGGTTATAAAACCATATGCTCGAAAAGGAAATGAAGGAGCCATGGAGAGTGTCAAGAGTTGGACTATCAAAGTCATATCATCTCATCAAACTCCTCCTAGTTGCACTGCAGATCAAAGCATTCCAGCTATTCTTTTCTCGCTAGCAGGATACTCCGGAAACCACTTCCATGATTTTTCTGACATAATCATTCCCCTGTTTTCAACATCGCGAAAATTTGATGGTGAGGTACATTTTCTGGCTACTGATTACAAAGCCTGGTGGAGTTCTAAGTACCGAGGAATTCTTGGAAAGCTATCTAAACATAAGGTAAATGATATTGACAGAGAAGAAGGAATCGTGTGCTATAAAAGCATGATCATTGGCCTTAAAACTCGAAAGGAGCTAGGCATTGCACAATCATCAAATATTTACCAAGGGTTGTCCATGAAAGATTTCAGAGACTTCTTAAGGTCTGCCTACTCATTGAAGACAAAAAATGTGACCAAGATGAGAAAAGGCACGACTGAAAAGCCTCGTATGATGATTATATCGCGGAAAAAATCCAGGACACTAGtcaatgaaaataaaattaccaAAATGGGTGAAAACATGGGCTATGAAGTCATTGTAGCTGATGCAACCCTTTCCACAGATTTGTCCAAGTTCGCGGAGCTAGTCAATTCTTGCAGTGTTCTGATCGGAGTCCACGGAGCAGGGCTTACGAACATGGTCTTTCTCCCGGACAATGCTGTCGTGATTCAAATAGTTCCGCTGGGAATCGAATGGTATGCCAGACGTGATTTCGAAGAACCTGCATTGGATATGAACATAAGGTACTTGAGTTACAAGATAAAAGTAAAAGAGAGCTCTCTGATTCAAGAATATTCAGTTAAGAGTGCAACGATTAGGAATTCATTGTCTGTAAATAAAAATGATTGGGGTGTAATTAGGTCtgtatatttggatagacagaaCGTAATTCTTGATGTTCGTAGGTTCAGGAGGACCTTGTCAAAAGCTTTCAAACTTTTGCATCAGTAGCAAGTAAAAATGATCATTTTCTTTCGTTTTGTGTCTCGTGAAGTTCACTCTTACAACTTTACGTGATTTTTAATTTGATGCACTTTCGATTTCCCAAGTCGTCAGGGAGAAAAGTGCTCAAAAATTGTTTAAGGAATCAACGCTAGTTACTTGCATAAATTATTAGTGGGAAATGATTAAACATGATTACCGATGATTAAAACCGTTAGAAGTATATAGAGCTGAACAAAAAGACCGGGCCTAAAAAGACCGTCTGGTCTGGCCCGGTAAAAAGACCGGATAAAGCCCGTCTACTAAAAGCCCGGCCCGGTCTTTATCTGGCGTGCAAGTCCTTACAAGTCCTtgattttttgtcaaaaatctggcccggcccggcccggcaAAAAATCTGGCCTGGATAAAGACGGGCCTGATAAAAGACCGGTCTAAAGCCTGGATAAAAGCCCGAAAAGCCCGGATGAAAAGCCCGATTAACCTATAAATCGGAGTTTTTTACACATCCAAGTCcatgtataaatattaaacatatccCCACATCAACTAGATTAATTAATGCTACACGTActgacacaaatttatatacaaaatttaaaattaatttcaatcAATTCAagatatgtatacatatatatcacgtCAATTCATTTATACAACTCAAATTTCAGTTAAATAGAATGATATGGAAAAACTCAATAAAAAAAggtcatataattatttaaaatcataactAAAAAAAGCCCGGATAAAAGCCCGGTTAAATCTGGCCCGGCCTGGTAGGCCGAAGTAGGCCtcattttttcataataaatctggcccggcccggcccggttTTTGAAAAGCCCGGTCCGGGCTTTTGAAAAAAAGTCCGGGCTTTTGAAGGACCGGTCCCGGACCTAGTGGGCCGGTCCTTTTGTTCAGCTCTAGAAGTATATGGTCCTCAACTTTTTATGCTACAGTCGGTGTTTCGTGTAAAAGCACTCAAGCCCCAAAGTCTTTCAACTTGATCCAGTTTTATCATAaattcatttttcttaaacaCACTGGCAGgttaataatttagaaaatcagcaattttttattatttataataaagaaAGTCTACTTAAACAATTTGTATTATTAAAATCTATTTAAGATAATAATTGGTGctcgattattgatgatcagTTATAGTTTTACGAGGTCTATGATGGTAGTAAGTAATGAGAGGAAGTGTGTAATGATGTTAAGTAGTCTAATTGTGATAAGTTGTGGTGACAAATAGAGGTTGGCTATTAGTGATGGTGGGCAACGGTGCCAAGTAATAAAAAGTTCTGATAATGGTGATAATGGTGGCAGGAAGTCTATTACAGATGAAAATAATGATCATACATGTTGTATATGTGTATACGCATGTATGTACGCacgtgtgtatgtatatatttatatttgagacttgagaaatatgttatatattaaatagtgaTTTGTGCGAACTAGTAATTTTGTAGTTCAAAATAGCaattaaaaattagtcaaggactggtttttagtttataAGCTGATTTCATTTGTATTTggaacacacacacatatatatcccAGCATACTTATGCTGGGGAGCCAATATCCAACTCACGATTTTTCGACCATCAGATGGCGCGCTAGGCGGCTGTGATCAAAAGTATCGCCCCGTCTAGCGCTTAAAAACCGCTAGACGCTATGTGTCTAGCGCTTTTTAAGCACTAAACgtgtaaaatttgtttaagcaTCCAAAGCTTAAAAAGCGCTTGAAGCACACGTAACCAATTCACTACAAGTTCACAAAACCTACTAAATTTCCTCATACCGACAATTCATCAAACACATTAAGCGCGAGAAATAAACAATCATAATcacattttttttgttctcCCTACTCTT of the Daucus carota subsp. sativus chromosome 4, DH1 v3.0, whole genome shotgun sequence genome contains:
- the LOC108217661 gene encoding beta-1,2-xylosyltransferase XYXT1, whose amino-acid sequence is MLYDPIFSKSFSRFEQQKIGRFAFLACAVIALSICTVFKPQYHVRIVPSISLQFPRSVGGVDTAVIKDRNISEPLQYLSVGTDAEVDNEATRDTLQLSANDGVNARRAEKDVIASNLVKSSTNDGVKERQVAKDTSSSVSLLEANGGNVKDTYITKDTTGTKPLQSSTGEGVKDVVASNEALAPEPIGLEAKLIKLVCSLSEPVSDYCELEGDIRIHPNSSTIFVVSHRTDSSFQIGTSWVIKPYARKGNEGAMESVKSWTIKVISSHQTPPSCTADQSIPAILFSLAGYSGNHFHDFSDIIIPLFSTSRKFDGEVHFLATDYKAWWSSKYRGILGKLSKHKVNDIDREEGIVCYKSMIIGLKTRKELGIAQSSNIYQGLSMKDFRDFLRSAYSLKTKNVTKMRKGTTEKPRMMIISRKKSRTLVNENKITKMGENMGYEVIVADATLSTDLSKFAELVNSCSVLIGVHGAGLTNMVFLPDNAVVIQIVPLGIEWYARRDFEEPALDMNIRYLSYKIKVKESSLIQEYSVKSATIRNSLSVNKNDWGVIRSVYLDRQNVILDVRRFRRTLSKAFKLLHQ